From the Bacillota bacterium genome, the window GCACAGGGACCTGGAGGTTGATGTGACGGCCTTCGGTGCTGGTGTGCGGAAACTGGGGATAGTGGCTCCTGTCGCCGTTCCTGGCCATGAATTCCAAAGGCCCGTTGCCGGGCTCGCGCAAGCCGTATTCGACGCTGGCCCCCCAGAATCTTGCCCGCCGGGTCATGTGTTGTCCGCTCCGGTTTTTCGGGTGCTCCTGCCGGCAGCCGCCCGCATGAAGCCCGTGCTGTGCAGCGCCACAACCAGGACGAGCCCAAGGCCGGCGCCAACGGCGCTCGACAGGCTGAAGGGGATCACGTAGGCCAGGGCTGCCACCGGCTTGCCCAGGACGACTCTGGCTACCGGTTCATTCCGACCCCTCCTCCAGTTTTTCCAATGGTTAACCGACACGTTCCCCGGTGTCTCCGGGCGAACCACCAAAAAAGGGAACCGCTTCCGCCGAAAACGTCCGGAAAGAAGCGGCCCTGGCGCAAATCGGTCACCACTTTCCTGCGCTGGCATTATCCAGATCAGGTCCAGGGGTCAAGGGAGATTCAATCCCTTTTCTCAGCTCCCAGGAGCTCCCCCAGTGGTCACGACCCTCTTCACTTGTCGCTCTCAATTGTATTATACGCTTGCAGGAGTTGGCAGCAACTGTCCCGTGCGGCCGGGGGGCGGTGGCCCCAACTGTGCCAGAGTCAACATTTGCCTCTGCAGGAACCTGCTGTGGTGCTGCCGAACCATTTTGACCGCAGGGATTCCCGCCCAGTCTAAATGCCACGAACCTTTTGCCGGCGTGAAGACGCCCCCGTAGATGCCGCCAAGTATGATGACCGGCATCACCAGAGCGAGGATGGCGTCCTTGAATGCTTTCGCAAACACCCCGAGACTCGTGGGCTCGCCGGTTGGCAGTTTCATCCTGGGCGGAGACCCAGATGATCGCAATGAGGGATAGCGCCATCACGATTCCCGGGATGAACCCCGCGAGGAACAGAATGGCTATCGAGACGCTGGCCACCACCCCGTAGGTCACCATCGGGATACTCGGGGGTATGATGACGCCGAGCGTCCCCCCCCGCCGCAGCCACCGCGGCGGCGAAATCCCTCGGATAACCGGCTTTCACCATAGCCGGGATCATGATCCCGCCGATAGCTGCCACCGTTGCGGGATTGGACCCCGAAATGGCGCCGAACACCAGGGCCGTTATCGAGGCAAGCCCCAGGGCCACTCCAATCGGGATGTTCAGTAGAAGGAGAACCAGTAGAGTGCCGAATAGCAGCGCGGGCGTCATGCTTCTTACCCCATTAATCTCGCATACTGCGCGGCCACGATTATGGCCGTCTCCATGCTGAACCGCACTGCCACCCCCTTGCCCGCGATGGGCTGCAGGGCGAGCCCGGGGGCGTGGTCGTGTTGGGTCTCCTGGAAAAAGTGAAGCGCGGGGAGATCCTCCTCAGCATGTGCGTGGTCAACCTGGGCGAGGTCCTTTACATCATAGAGCGAGAGGAGTCGGTCCAGGCTGCTCAGATAGCGCTGGCGACCATCGACGGCCTTCCAATCAGGCAAGTGAACGCTTCCCGCGAACTGACGCTCCAGGCGGCGCACTACAAGGCGCTGTACCGGATGTCGTACGCTGACTGCTTTGCGATGGGTCTTGCCAGGCAACTGGGCGCGGTGCTGGTCACCGGCGACCCCGAACTACGAGCGCAAGATGAAGTCGAACTCCTCTGGATGGGGAATTGACTTACTCCAAACCGCCCTGCGACTGTCTTCGATGATCTTTCCGGCGTAACGTTCTCGCGACAGGAACCCACTGGCAAGGCCGGTTGCAGCGTGTTAGTATCGTTCATGTGATGAACAGAACCGTGACGAAGTCCTGTATCATGGTCGTGGCTGTGGTTGCGCTCAGCATTTCGGGCTGGTCTCCGCCACAACCGGACCATGCGATTGCCGCGACGTTCGCCGGCGCCGGCTTTATGGGGTCGGATACCACCGGCGAAGTGCTGATCTACCAGGATGGCATGCTGCTTGCGTCGGGCAACCCAGACTTCAGTCGAGACGTGAAAGTCATCAGGCGGCTCGCGAGCGGTAAGCGCCTGGTGAACTATCCGGCCGGGTATCAGGTAGACATGCCGGAAGACATGGAGATGGATTTCCGTTATTCACCGGCCTATGTCCGGGCGTCCAGCTCCACGCTGGATATCAAGATCTCCAGGGAACACTCCCCGTACGAGGATGTGGAGATGTACCTCAGGGATTACCCAAACCGCTTCATCGCCCGAGAAGACTACGCGGGCTACCGGCAGGTCAATGGTATTCACCTCATCGATGATACCTGGCTGGTTATCGGCGGGCACCGTACTCGAATCATCAGTTTTCGACGTGATGCCGGCGCCGGTAGCCCGGAGACTCAGAACGAATACCTCCTGGCATACGTCTTAGCCCCACGTCGGCAGGACTTCCACGCTCTTTTCTTCAGGACCAGTTCTCTGGCCACGCAACGTTCCACGATTTTCGGGGTCCTGGAGTCTTTTACGTTAATCGAGCCCAGGGGCACCGAACGGTTCAACCTGGACCTGCACCCGGTTCCTGGCAAGTGGAATGCGGAAACGCAAGCGCTCTATGACCGCATAGCCAATGGCAAGCAGTTCATGTGGGGCATCTTCTCCCCCTGGGCTCTCACGAAACCGGAGGAATACCAGAGGATAGCCTCCATTGAGGACAGACTGGGCTTCAATTTCCCGATTATCCTCCACTACCTTTATACAGGTGACGACTTTCCCACCGAAGGAATGCAAAAGGCGTTCAATCGTGGCCAGGTGGTTGAGCTCACGATGCAGGTGGCAACGTTTGACAATGGGAACGCCAACGTCAGGAATGCCAATTTCGATCTTCTGGACGGCCGGCTCGACGAGGCAATCCGGAAGTTTGCCCGCAGCGCGAAGGCCTTTGGGCACCCGTTCCTGTTCCGTCTCAACAACGAGATGAATACGGACTGGTCTCAGTACAGTGGGGTGTGTACACTGAACGATCCAGACATCTACATTAAGGTCTGGCAACGGGTCTACAGGATCTTTGACGAGGAAGGGGTCGACAACGCGATCTGGGTCTTCAATCCCAACGGTCGAAGCTTCCCCCCCATGAACTGGAATCACGAAGTCTGCTATTATCCTGGGAATGGCCACGTGCACCTGATCGGGCTAACCGGCTACAACACGGGCGATTACTACCATTCGGTTACGGGAGAAAACTGGGCCTCTTTTCGCCAGATCTACGATCCGCTTGTAGCAGAGTACAGGGCGTTGTATGGCCGGTTCCCCTGGCTGATTGGCGAGTTTGCCAGTAGTTCAGTTGGGGGCGACAAAGCACAATGGATTCGAGACATGTTCATGGTCCTGCCCGATTACCCCGAAATCAAGGCGGCGGTGTGGTGGTCATACGCAGACTTCGACTACCGACCCGGCAAGGAAGGCGCACCCGCTCGGAGATACTGGCTTGATGAGAAGGACGAGTACCTGGAGGTTTTTCGGGAGGGACTGCGAAGGCAGGGGCTGCTGAGGTAATACTTGGGGTATGGAAATGGGTTTTATGATGGTCAGGAATAGTAGCCTGATGGTTCATTACCGAGACCGATCGAAATTGCCATACTCGATTACGAAATCGTCATTTCAGTCACCCGAATGGTTCAATTTGTGTAAGAGACCACGAGGAGTAACTGCTATGTCGAAAGTCATAACTCCTGAGCAAGGGCCGCAGCGTTAATCAAGGATGGAGTCACCATATGGGTCAAGCACGATGGGGTTGGCTGGATGGCCCGAAACATTTGCTTGCTTTCGTAGTAATCCGTGATATGCTTAACACGCAATCCTAGAAGGAAATGGTTGAAGCGCAGAGGGCCTTGCATCTCCCAGTCCTTTTCCGATTGTAAATCGCTCCAACCGAGAGCAGGAGGACTGAGAAGATGACAAAGACCCTTTATGTTGGCAACCTACCGTTTACGTGCGAGGATCGAGACCTCGCGGCAGCTTTCGGTTCCGCTGTTGAGGTCGTTTCTGCCCGCGTGGTGACAGACAGGGAGACCGGTAGGTCACGTGGTTTCGGATTCGTTGAGATACCTGCCGATAAGGTGGAAGCCACCGTTTCGAGTTTCAACGGAACGGACTTGGGCGGTCGGCAGATCGTAGTAAACGAGGCCAGGGAACGGAGCGAGCGCCCGAGCAGGCGCTGGTAGCAAATCTGAGATAGCGCACCTGAGGCAGCCCCCAGGGCCCGGGGCTGCCTTGGCATTTCTGGAGCCAGCGGGCGAAACCACCCCATGCCGGGGCCGGCGGGCGTCCTCAGTGGAATCCCCGGTAGAGCCCGGCCCTGAACCCCTTCAGGAAGTGTCTGCAGTGCTCATCCCTGCCCAGCAGCATCGCCGACGCGCGAACAGCCGCGGTCATTTGCTCGTCCAGTTCAAGCAACAGCAGGTCGGCTCCCCACGTCACGCACATCACGGTCAACGTCTGATCCACGAGGCCCGTTGCAGGCAAGCCGAACGACACGTTGTCGGGAGCGCAGGATATACGCATGCCCAATTTTGCTTTCGCGAGCAACAGGGTGTCCCTGAATGTGAGGATATTCTTGCGGTCAGTTCCGATCGGCATGACAAGTGGGTCAAGGAAGATCCGCTCTGCGGGAATACCGGCGGATAGGGCATGCTCTACGATCTTCGCCCCTGCTGACACCCTTGCATCGGGGGTAGGGGGGACCCCGCTTTCGTCGAGCATTAGCCCCACCAGGAAAGCGTCGTACCTGCTCGCAAGGGCCGTCATGGCACGGAGCCTATCAGGTTCCGCCGTTGCTGAGTCGACGAAAGGTGGGCCACACGAATCGTCGTACGCAAGTAACCCCGATTCCATTGCGACCGGGTTCGGCGTGTCTATCCACACCGGGAGCCGGGTGGACTGCTGGACGGTCTTGACCAGCCAGGCCACGTCCTTTTCCTCGCTGTCGACCCTGGTCCCCGCATTTACTCCTATGGCACAGGCACCGAGATCGCGTTGGTAAATGGCGAGATCTGCTATGGACTTCGAATCCCTGGAATCAACCATCCGGTCTATCCCTGGAAGCGACGTGTTTATCCTACCTCCAACGATGATCACCGGGAACCTCCTCATCAGCGATGCCTCTCGCGTTGTGATCTTCACCGCGGATTGCCTGCTCCCCTCCCGCGCTCTGGGCAACGCTTCAGGAGACGCTCAGCAAAGTGGGCGGTGCTTTTGGGCGACAGCTGTGATATACTGGTAAGGCAATCTAGAAGGAACATGGTTGACGTGCAGCGGGCCCTGCATCTTCCAGTCCTTGTATGATTGTAAACTACCGCAAGTGTCAAGTGGAGGACTGAGAAGATGACCAAGACCCTTTATGTTGGCAACCTGCCGTTCTCGTGTGGAGACCAGGATCTTGCCGCAGCTTTTGCCTCCGTTATCGAAGTCGTTTCGGCTCGTGTTGTGACCGATAGGGAGACCGGAAGATCGCGCGGTTTCGGTTTCGTCGAGGTTCCTGACGACAAGGCGGAGCTCGCCGTTTCGAGCTTCAACGGAGCCGAACTCGGCGGCCGGCAGATCGTAGTAAACGAGGCCAGGGAACGGACTGAGCGCCCGAAAAAGCGCTGGTAGCACGCTAGGGTAATCTACGCTGAGGCAGCCCTGAGGCCCGGGGTTGCCTCGTTTTGTTCATGAGGCTCATGGCCTACGGGAATGAAGAACCGCGACGACGCACGTTGCGGTCTTTGACTACGCTCCGGCACCTCGACCTCAGTCTATGGTGATTCAGCGGTGCGTTGAGACCTCAGGGTTATTAGTCGGCGAAGCCGGTCCTCACGATCTTTTGGGCAGCCGCGGCATGGGCGGCCACCGTCAGTACCACGCTTATCGCCAGGATTATCGAGATCGTCTTCTTCATGAATTATCCCTCCTGTAACGCTAATTCGTTGAGGAACGGCGATTTTAGGGGGGACGATGTGCCCGGAACGTTTAAATACCCGCCGTAGTCACGCGCTCGCTGTGCGCCGCCTGAGCGCGGCCTTCAGCAGCTCGCCCAGGGGGATAACGGAGGCCGCCGCGAGCACCACCACCGCGAGGTCGCCGGCCGCGAGCGGCACGGCGCCGAAAGCGCGGCGTAGCGGGCTGAATACCGCCAGCCCTTGCAGGACTAACGAAGCCAGCAGCGCCAGGTTGACGGGCCTGCTGCGGAAAAGTCCCATCCCCAGCAGTGAGCGGCGCGGGGAGCGGCAGTTCTGAGCGTGGAACATCTGGCTCAGCGCGAGCACCAGGAAGCAAACCGTCCTCGCATAATCGCGACCGCCCCGCGCCAGCGCGAACCAGTACCCGCCCAGCCCCAGCCCGCCTATGAGGAGACCCTCTGCCAGCAACCGCACGGTCATGCCGGCGGAAAGCAGATTATCTCTCGGGTTGGGCCGCGAGAACCGCAGCACGCCGGCCTCTGAACGATCCATACCCAGGGCGATCGCCGGACCCGCGTCCGTCACCAGGTTCACCCACAGGATCTGTATGGGGGACAGGGGTGAGCCGAGCCCCGCCAGGATGGCGCCCGTCACCGTGACCAATTCCCCGGAATTGCACGAAAGGAGGTAACGTATCGCCTTGACGATGTTGGAGTAGACGATCCGCCCTTCTTCAACGGCGGCGACGATCGTGGCGAAGTTGTCGTCGGCCAGTATCAGGTCGGAGGCTTCCTTCGCCACGTCGGTTCCTTTCAGGCCCATGGATATCCCGATATCCGCCCACTTCAGGGCGGGGGCGTCGTTCACCCCGTCTCCGGTCATCGCCACGACCTCGCCGCCCCGTTTCAGGGCATGTACGATCCGGGACTTGTGCTCGGGCGAGACCTCGGCGAAGACGCTGCTGCGCTTCACCATCTCTGCGAGCCGGTCGTCGCTGGACCGGTCTATCTCCGCCCCGGAAACAGGCGGCATCCCGCCGGTGGCTATCCCGACCGAGTGCGCTATTGCCATCGCGGTCGGCGCCTGGTCTCCAGTAATCATGACCGGGCGAACACACGCCGCGCGGCAGTCCTCCACGGCCTTCCTGGATTCGGGCCTCGGCGGGTCGATCATCCCCCACAGACCCACGAAGGTGAGCCCCTCTTCAATGACCTCGCCGGCCGGTTCGGGCCTGTGGTCGAATCGGTGGTAACCCAGCGCGAGCACTCTCAATGCCCGCTGTGCCATGTCCTGTGACGCGGCGGCGATCTGCGATCGTACTTCTGCGGTGAGCGGTACGACACCCCCGTCCATCCAGGCGTGCGAGCATCGCTCGAGTACGATCGAGGGCGCGCCCTTCGTCAGCGTGACGTGAGACGCCTGGCCGTCAGCCGGAGCGTACCGGTGGATCGTGCTCATCATCTTCCTCGCTGAGTCGAACGGGATCTCGTCAACTCTCGGATATACTGGGGCGAGGGACTCGCGCCCCAGCCCCGCCTTCGCGGCGACGACCACCAGGGCGCCCTCAGTCGGGTCTCCGACGATCTCCCAGCCGCTCTCGCCCTGCTGCAGCTCGGCGTCGCTGGCCAGAACCCCGCCCGCGAGGAGCGCCTCCAGGGGACCGCGCAGGCCATCAGGCCCGCTGGCGCCGCGTGGCGCGGTCAGCGGCGCAGGGGGCATGGGGATGCCGTCCACGTCCACAGGGATGACCTCACCCAACGGGTCGTAACCCCCGCCGGTCACAACGTATTTCCTGCCACCTGCGAGGAGTTCGGTTACGCTCATCTCGTTTCGCGTTAGCGTGCCTGTCTTGTCCGTGCATATGACCGTCACCGAGCCAAGCGTCTCGACCGCGGCGAGCCTCCTCACGATCGCCCGCCTCGCGCTCATCCTCTGGGTCCCGATCGCCAGGACGATCGTGACGATCGCCGGGAGACCCTCGGGTATGGCAGCGACGCCGAGACTGACCGCCGCCAGCAGCATTTCGAGGGAGGGTTCTCCCCGCAGGATGCCGGCCACGAACGTCAGTCCGATGAGTACGACCGCAGCGATGCCGAGGTTCTTGCCCATTTGCTCGAGTTTCCGCTTCAACGGGGGCTCCTCGTCCGGCGCAGACGATAGCGTAGCCGCGAGTCTACCGACGCGGGTGTCCATCCCCGTGAGGTCGACCCGCCCCTTGCCGCGGCCGTATACCACGGTGGTGGTGGCGTACAGGGCCGAATCACCTCCGGCGCGAGAGCCGGCGGCCGGCATCTTTTCAACTGGTACCGACTCGCCCGTGAGGATGGATTCGTCGACCCGCAGGTTGGCCGATTCCAGGAGGATCAGGTCGGCAGGGACGCGGTCGCCGGCCTCGAGCGACACGACGTCTCCGGGTACGAGGTCACGGGCGGGTACTGCCGTCCACGCCCCGTCTCTCAAGACCCTGGCTACGGGCGCGGCGAGCCGCTTGAGCGCCTGCAACGCTTTCTCGGCGCGGTATTCCTGCAGCACTCCGATCGCCGCGTTGATGACCACGATCGCGAGGATCGCGGCGAAATCCAGCCACTCCCCGGCTGCGGCCGAGATGATGGCCGCCGCGAGGAGCATTATCACCAGGACCTGCTTCAACTGCTCTGCGAATCTCAGCAGGATGCCCCTGGACGGCTCCGGCCTGAGCTCGTTCGGGCCGATCTTCTCGAGCAGCTCCTTTGCCTGCGCTTTCGTGAGGCCCGTGAGGTCTACAAAATCGTCTCCGCCTACGGCGACGACCGAACCTCGCCCCGCGCCCGCGGATAACATCACCGCACCCCCCTGGCCCGCGCCACGACTATTGTTGACCAATTAAAAGGACCTCCATCCACGTCATCCTGGATGAAGGTCTCACTCTCGACTTACAATCACCCGGGTGGGGGTCCACCGTGCTGACGGGCGACAGGGCCACGGCGAACCGCGGCGAGTTACTCCCCTTCACTTATCCGGTTGGCGCGCCGGTTTGCCGGCCGCTTGCAACAGATAGTACCACGCGATGCGGGGGCCGGTCAATTGGCATGTCTGGAATCCTGGGGACTCTAATAGAGGGATCCGTTCACCCCTCGCCAAAGGGGATTGCAGGGGGGAAAACAACTTGATCAAGACGGTCAACCTGTCGAAGCGTTTCGGCACGAAAGTCGCCGTGGACGACCTCAACCTGGAGGTCGGCGAGGGAGAAGTGCTCGGGATCCTTGGGCCGAACGGCGCCGGCAAGACGACGACAATCCGCATGCTGGCGGCTCTGATAGCGCCTTCCAAGGGTGAGGCGTACGTCGCGGGATACAGGACTGGGGTCGACGACCGGCGGATCAGGTCGGTTACCGGGATCCTCACCGAGACGCCCGGTTTCTACGACAGGCTCAGCGCCTGGAGGAACCTCGAGTTCTATGCCCAGATGTACGAGATGCCCGCGCCGGCCAGGCGGGAGCGCATAGGCCGGCTACTCGAGATGATGGGTCTCAAGGAAAGCGCGTCATCCCCGGTCGGGACGTTCTCAAAGGGGATGAAGCAGAAGCTCGCCATCGCGAGGGCGCTACTGCACGAACCGAGGGTCGTCCTGCTCGACGAACCCACGTCCGGGCTGGACCCGGAATCGGCGAGAACGGTGCGCGAGATGATCCGCGACATGAGGGCCGCGGGGAAGACCATGCTCGTGTGCACGCACAACCTGGAGGAGGCCGAGAGGCTCAGCGACAGGTTAGCCATCGTCAGGCAGCGCCTGATACGCTTCGACACCGCCGAGAATCTCCGGCGCGAGCTGTTCGGAAGGCGTGTGGTGATGAGGCTCGACTCCCGCGCGACTGACGTCGAGGACGTGGTGCGCCGCCTGCCCCACGTGCGGGGTGTGTCGGCTTCGAACCGGACGCTCACCCTCGACGTGGCGGACCCCGAGCGTCACAACCCCGACGTCATCAAAGCGGTCGTTGAGGCGGGCGGGCGCATACAGTTCGTCGACGAGGAGCGCTTCACCCTTGAAGACGTGTACTTGAGGCTGATTGGGGGGGACGAGCGGTGAGGATCGCGGCCATTATCAGGAAGGAATGGGAAGAGGCCTTGCGAAACTGGCTCGTCCTGTCGTCGATAGTCATCCCGCCGGTACTGTTCATCGGCATTCAGCTGATGGCGTTCCGTGAGGCGCTGTCGAAGACCGCGGACCCGCGCATGCAGCAGGCGCTGGTGTCGCAGATGATGACGATGTACCTGTTCATCCCGCTCATCGCGCCGACGTCGATACTGGCGTACAGCGTGGTCGGGGAGAAGACCAACCGCAGCCTGGAACCGCTGCTGGCGACCCCCATCACCGACTCCGAGTTCATGCTCGGCAAGGCGCTGGCGGGGATCATCCCCGGCCTGGCGAGCACCTGGGGGGCTTACGGCCTGTTCCTGGTTGCGGCCTGGCTCGTGATAGGCCCATGGATAATGCCCGTGGTCGCCTCGCCGACCTGGCTGCTGATCATCCTTGTGATGGGGTCCATCCTGTCTTTCGACGCCGCCATGCTCGAGCTCATCGTTTCCTCCCGTGTCAACGACCCCAGGGCAGCGCAACAACTGGGCGCTATGCTGGTGATACCCGTCGTCATCCTCTCCATCGGACTGGGGTTGGGGAAGGTGCTGATCGGTCCGGTTACCGTCCTCGCGGCGTGCGCCGTGCTGCTGGTGGTGGGTTGCTTCATGTTCCGCGCCGCCGTATCGTTGTTCCAGCGCGAGACGATTTTGACCCGCTGGAAGTAATCACGGCAGGAGAATCGAGGAGCGGTGTTCAAGTCATCCCCCGATCTCAGGAAGGGGGCTACCGGCATAGGCGTTTACGCAGTCATCATGGCCGGCGGGTCGGGTGAGCGGTTCTGGCCGCTGAGCAGGACGGATAGGCCCAAGCAGTTCCTCAACTTCTTCGGTGAAGCGACCCT encodes:
- a CDS encoding TRAP transporter large permease subunit translates to MTPALLFGTLLVLLLLNIPIGVALGLASITALVFGAISGSNPATVAAIGGIMIPAMVKAGYPRDFAAAVAAAGGDARRHHTPEYPDGDLRGGGQRLDSHSVPRGVHPGNRDGAIPHCDHLGLRPG
- a CDS encoding type II toxin-antitoxin system VapC family toxin; translated protein: MLGLLEKVKRGEILLSMCVVNLGEVLYIIEREESVQAAQIALATIDGLPIRQVNASRELTLQAAHYKALYRMSYADCFAMGLARQLGAVLVTGDPELRAQDEVELLWMGN
- a CDS encoding RNA-binding protein is translated as MTKTLYVGNLPFTCEDRDLAAAFGSAVEVVSARVVTDRETGRSRGFGFVEIPADKVEATVSSFNGTDLGGRQIVVNEARERSERPSRRW
- a CDS encoding dihydropteroate synthase, translated to MKITTREASLMRRFPVIIVGGRINTSLPGIDRMVDSRDSKSIADLAIYQRDLGACAIGVNAGTRVDSEEKDVAWLVKTVQQSTRLPVWIDTPNPVAMESGLLAYDDSCGPPFVDSATAEPDRLRAMTALASRYDAFLVGLMLDESGVPPTPDARVSAGAKIVEHALSAGIPAERIFLDPLVMPIGTDRKNILTFRDTLLLAKAKLGMRISCAPDNVSFGLPATGLVDQTLTVMCVTWGADLLLLELDEQMTAAVRASAMLLGRDEHCRHFLKGFRAGLYRGFH
- a CDS encoding RNA-binding protein → MTKTLYVGNLPFSCGDQDLAAAFASVIEVVSARVVTDRETGRSRGFGFVEVPDDKAELAVSSFNGAELGGRQIVVNEARERTERPKKRW
- a CDS encoding cation-translocating P-type ATPase, which encodes MLSAGAGRGSVVAVGGDDFVDLTGLTKAQAKELLEKIGPNELRPEPSRGILLRFAEQLKQVLVIMLLAAAIISAAAGEWLDFAAILAIVVINAAIGVLQEYRAEKALQALKRLAAPVARVLRDGAWTAVPARDLVPGDVVSLEAGDRVPADLILLESANLRVDESILTGESVPVEKMPAAGSRAGGDSALYATTTVVYGRGKGRVDLTGMDTRVGRLAATLSSAPDEEPPLKRKLEQMGKNLGIAAVVLIGLTFVAGILRGEPSLEMLLAAVSLGVAAIPEGLPAIVTIVLAIGTQRMSARRAIVRRLAAVETLGSVTVICTDKTGTLTRNEMSVTELLAGGRKYVVTGGGYDPLGEVIPVDVDGIPMPPAPLTAPRGASGPDGLRGPLEALLAGGVLASDAELQQGESGWEIVGDPTEGALVVVAAKAGLGRESLAPVYPRVDEIPFDSARKMMSTIHRYAPADGQASHVTLTKGAPSIVLERCSHAWMDGGVVPLTAEVRSQIAAASQDMAQRALRVLALGYHRFDHRPEPAGEVIEEGLTFVGLWGMIDPPRPESRKAVEDCRAACVRPVMITGDQAPTAMAIAHSVGIATGGMPPVSGAEIDRSSDDRLAEMVKRSSVFAEVSPEHKSRIVHALKRGGEVVAMTGDGVNDAPALKWADIGISMGLKGTDVAKEASDLILADDNFATIVAAVEEGRIVYSNIVKAIRYLLSCNSGELVTVTGAILAGLGSPLSPIQILWVNLVTDAGPAIALGMDRSEAGVLRFSRPNPRDNLLSAGMTVRLLAEGLLIGGLGLGGYWFALARGGRDYARTVCFLVLALSQMFHAQNCRSPRRSLLGMGLFRSRPVNLALLASLVLQGLAVFSPLRRAFGAVPLAAGDLAVVVLAAASVIPLGELLKAALRRRTASA
- a CDS encoding ABC transporter ATP-binding protein, translated to MRGPVNWHVWNPGDSNRGIRSPLAKGDCRGENNLIKTVNLSKRFGTKVAVDDLNLEVGEGEVLGILGPNGAGKTTTIRMLAALIAPSKGEAYVAGYRTGVDDRRIRSVTGILTETPGFYDRLSAWRNLEFYAQMYEMPAPARRERIGRLLEMMGLKESASSPVGTFSKGMKQKLAIARALLHEPRVVLLDEPTSGLDPESARTVREMIRDMRAAGKTMLVCTHNLEEAERLSDRLAIVRQRLIRFDTAENLRRELFGRRVVMRLDSRATDVEDVVRRLPHVRGVSASNRTLTLDVADPERHNPDVIKAVVEAGGRIQFVDEERFTLEDVYLRLIGGDER
- a CDS encoding ABC transporter permease subunit, with translation MRIAAIIRKEWEEALRNWLVLSSIVIPPVLFIGIQLMAFREALSKTADPRMQQALVSQMMTMYLFIPLIAPTSILAYSVVGEKTNRSLEPLLATPITDSEFMLGKALAGIIPGLASTWGAYGLFLVAAWLVIGPWIMPVVASPTWLLIILVMGSILSFDAAMLELIVSSRVNDPRAAQQLGAMLVIPVVILSIGLGLGKVLIGPVTVLAACAVLLVVGCFMFRAAVSLFQRETILTRWK